One region of Epilithonimonas zeae genomic DNA includes:
- a CDS encoding regulatory protein RecX, with protein MSIFVHSFFMDKKSLTFDEIKLKLVNYCVYQDRCHYEVELKMKEFLLIPEAKDKIFLYLIKENYLNEERFTRSYIRGKFYIKHWGRNKIKMNLKQKGITEKLISKSMDEIDADDYEKTVNKIYQDYFSKQKGLKEYQKKSKTIKHLISKGFEYDVILDVINNE; from the coding sequence ATGAGCATCTTTGTTCATTCTTTTTTTATGGACAAAAAATCACTCACTTTCGATGAAATTAAATTGAAACTTGTAAACTATTGTGTTTATCAGGATAGATGTCATTATGAAGTGGAGCTAAAGATGAAAGAATTTCTTTTGATTCCGGAAGCTAAAGATAAAATTTTTCTTTACCTGATTAAAGAAAATTATCTCAATGAAGAACGTTTTACAAGAAGTTATATCCGGGGGAAGTTTTATATCAAACATTGGGGGAGGAACAAAATCAAAATGAATCTTAAACAAAAAGGAATTACAGAGAAGTTAATTTCTAAATCGATGGATGAAATTGATGCTGATGATTACGAAAAAACTGTAAATAAGATTTATCAGGATTATTTTTCCAAACAAAAAGGACTGAAAGAGTATCAGAAAAAAAGTAAGACAATCAAACATTTGATATCCAAAGGCTTTGAATATGATGTTATCTTAGATGTTATTAATAATGAATAA
- a CDS encoding outer membrane beta-barrel protein: MKKLIVVYALLLFGLTNAQSIKYGVTGSFHKGSIAGIHGVSKGDFGGNVGVFADFSLVTNDIYDSAWLYFTPQLEVYTIGEKGDWNEDKKDYQKYSNVYVAVPLYIKYYLKNHGYKGDIFIMAGPKLEFLASEKTDEGNAVKEAEALGFDSNKFGLGHRMDKFSYGLSIKVGAKVNDKLEAFIRFDRGFAKIYPDYAKNATYNRFLGIGLSYYLGETN, translated from the coding sequence ATGAAAAAGCTAATTGTCGTTTACGCTTTGTTATTATTCGGATTAACGAATGCTCAGTCGATTAAATATGGAGTTACCGGAAGTTTTCACAAAGGCTCTATTGCAGGAATTCACGGAGTTTCGAAAGGTGATTTTGGAGGTAATGTTGGAGTTTTTGCGGACTTTTCATTAGTCACAAATGATATATATGATTCGGCTTGGTTATATTTCACACCTCAATTGGAAGTATACACAATTGGCGAAAAGGGAGATTGGAATGAGGATAAAAAGGATTACCAAAAATATAGCAACGTTTATGTTGCTGTACCTTTATATATCAAATATTATTTGAAGAACCATGGCTATAAAGGTGATATCTTTATTATGGCTGGTCCTAAATTGGAGTTTTTAGCGAGTGAAAAAACCGATGAAGGAAATGCTGTGAAAGAAGCAGAAGCTTTAGGTTTTGATTCTAATAAGTTCGGATTAGGTCACAGAATGGATAAATTCAGTTATGGATTATCAATTAAAGTTGGTGCAAAAGTAAATGACAAGCTTGAAGCTTTCATTAGATTTGACAGAGGTTTTGCTAAGATTTATCCAGATTATGCAAAAAACGCAACATACAATAGATTTTTAGGGATTGGTCTAAGTTATTATTTGGGCGAAACTAACTAA
- the glyA gene encoding serine hydroxymethyltransferase — MQDPIFELIEKERQRQTHGIELIASENFVSENVMKAMGSVLTNKYAEGYPGRRYYGGCEVVDEVEQLAIDRAKELFGVDYVNVQPHSGSQANAAIYLSILKPGDKVMGMDLSMGGHLTHGSAVNFSGIQYQVCSYGVQKETGLIDYDQMREVALREKPKMLIAGFSAYSRDLDYAKFREVADEIGATLWADIAHPAGLVAKGLLNNPFEHCHVVTTTTHKTLRGPRGGMIMMGKDFENTYGHKTPKGETKLMSAVLDGAVFPGIQGGPLEHVIGAKAVAFAEAIDSKFETYAKQVKANAQALAKSMIDLGFEIVSGGTDNHLMLIDLRNKNVNGKETEKALVKADITCNKNMVPFDDKSPFTTSGIRLGTAAITTRGLKENDMVTIAGLISEVVDNIKNEEVLSSVRTKVNELMEGHALFNY, encoded by the coding sequence ATGCAAGACCCGATTTTCGAACTAATTGAAAAAGAAAGACAAAGACAAACACACGGCATTGAATTAATTGCTTCGGAAAATTTTGTTTCCGAAAACGTGATGAAGGCAATGGGAAGTGTGTTGACCAATAAATATGCGGAAGGTTATCCTGGACGTAGATATTATGGAGGATGCGAAGTGGTAGATGAGGTAGAACAATTGGCAATTGACAGAGCAAAAGAATTGTTTGGAGTGGATTATGTGAACGTTCAGCCACATTCTGGTTCTCAGGCTAATGCTGCAATTTATCTTTCAATCCTTAAGCCTGGTGACAAAGTAATGGGAATGGATTTGTCTATGGGGGGGCATTTGACGCATGGTTCTGCTGTTAATTTCTCAGGAATCCAATATCAGGTTTGTTCCTATGGTGTGCAAAAAGAAACTGGACTGATTGACTATGACCAAATGAGAGAAGTAGCTCTGAGAGAAAAACCAAAAATGCTGATTGCAGGATTCTCCGCTTATTCAAGAGATTTGGATTATGCTAAATTCAGAGAAGTTGCTGATGAAATTGGCGCAACGCTTTGGGCTGATATTGCACATCCGGCAGGTTTAGTTGCAAAAGGACTTTTAAATAATCCATTTGAACACTGTCATGTTGTGACGACTACAACTCACAAAACGTTGAGAGGTCCAAGAGGTGGAATGATTATGATGGGTAAAGATTTTGAAAATACTTATGGACATAAAACACCGAAAGGAGAAACTAAATTGATGAGTGCTGTTTTGGATGGTGCTGTTTTCCCGGGAATCCAAGGGGGGCCATTGGAACACGTTATTGGAGCGAAAGCAGTTGCATTTGCGGAAGCTATTGATTCTAAATTTGAAACTTATGCAAAACAAGTAAAAGCAAACGCTCAGGCCTTGGCAAAATCGATGATAGATTTAGGATTCGAAATCGTAAGTGGCGGAACAGATAATCACCTGATGTTAATTGATTTGAGAAACAAAAACGTTAACGGGAAAGAAACTGAAAAAGCGCTTGTGAAAGCAGATATTACTTGTAACAAAAATATGGTTCCTTTTGATGACAAATCCCCTTTCACAACTTCAGGAATTCGTCTTGGAACTGCAGCAATTACGACGAGAGGTCTTAAAGAAAATGATATGGTAACAATTGCTGGTTTAATTTCTGAAGTAGTTGATAATATCAAGAACGAAGAAGTTTTGTCTTCTGTCAGAACTAAAGTGAATGAATTGATGGAAGGTCACGCACTTTTCAATTATTAA
- a CDS encoding polysaccharide biosynthesis/export family protein, translating into MKNHIFLLIIFFLVASCKPKKNMVYMSNHNFEQETSQARYTGLKIKEGDVLEITVSAFDENAVKAFNLSTITSTNLSGDNTVTSRPNQYIVSTDGYINFPVLGKVFCIGMTKQQLNADLEQRLKLYLTDPIIDVKLVNLNISVLGEVKNPGIKTSATERINLFQALALAGDMTEAGDRTKVKLLRYSEESKKDSVIVLDFSEASIVNSQYYYLQQNDILYVEPDRNKQIVANTTNPNRTLFLQILAVAVSVAALLIRFTN; encoded by the coding sequence ATGAAGAATCACATATTTCTTTTAATTATATTCTTTTTGGTTGCATCTTGTAAGCCCAAAAAGAATATGGTTTATATGAGTAATCATAATTTCGAACAAGAAACTAGTCAAGCTAGATATACAGGGCTGAAAATTAAAGAAGGAGATGTCTTGGAGATTACAGTCTCTGCATTTGATGAGAACGCAGTTAAGGCGTTTAATCTTTCAACAATTACTTCTACTAATCTTTCCGGTGATAATACTGTAACTTCTAGACCCAATCAGTATATTGTTTCGACAGATGGTTATATTAATTTTCCTGTGCTCGGGAAGGTTTTTTGTATTGGCATGACAAAACAACAATTAAATGCAGATTTAGAACAAAGGTTAAAGTTATATCTAACCGACCCAATAATAGATGTTAAATTGGTAAATCTTAATATTTCTGTTTTAGGAGAAGTTAAGAATCCGGGAATCAAAACTTCTGCAACAGAACGTATTAATCTATTTCAAGCTTTGGCATTGGCAGGAGATATGACAGAAGCGGGAGATAGAACTAAGGTAAAACTCCTTAGGTATTCTGAAGAAAGTAAAAAAGATTCTGTAATAGTATTAGATTTTTCAGAAGCCAGCATTGTTAATTCACAGTATTACTATTTGCAGCAGAATGATATTCTTTATGTCGAACCAGATAGAAATAAACAGATAGTTGCTAATACAACAAACCCTAATAGAACTTTATTTTTACAAATATTAGCAGTTGCAGTAAGCGTTGCTGCATTACTTATAAGATTTACAAACTAA